The Hymenobacter baengnokdamensis genome includes a region encoding these proteins:
- a CDS encoding M1 family metallopeptidase yields MPSSPASTPLVPADPHSYAQGPPLLHLHLELAIDFARQTLSGSATWLLAEPLTTAQDLVLDTRELLIEQVHAGDVAGGEPLAYSLSAPDAVLGQALRVALPAGATALRISYRTSPGAAALQWLAPAQTAGQHPFLFTQSQAILARTWLPCPDSPGCRFTYEAAVEIMGPERGQLLALMSAENPQATAPDGRYRFRQPQAVPAYLLALAVGRLDFTPLRGRTGIYAEPATLPLASAEFSELNRMVEAAEQLYGAYRWGRYDLLVLPASFPFGGMENPCLTFVTPTILTGDRSLTSLVAHELAHSWSGNLVTNATWNDFWLNEGFTVYFERRIMEQLYGRPYAQMLQVLGEADLRHTIQELGPDSPATHLRLHLAGRDPDDGLTDIAYEKGCLLLLTLEQLVGRPRLDAFITEYFARFAFQRMDTDRFAAYLTQTLLTPAEARHLNLPAWLDGPGLPPDAPRTQSARFTAVNDTLARLAAGTAPAALRPITTEWSSQEWEHFLRGLPPTLTADDLARLDATFHFTASGNAELLAAWFPLALRAGYQPADAALENFLRQVGRRKFLVPLYRALLAAPGGRARAQKIYQQARPNYHSVATTTLDALLR; encoded by the coding sequence ATGCCCAGCTCGCCTGCTTCTACTCCACTCGTCCCGGCCGACCCGCACAGCTACGCGCAGGGCCCGCCCCTGCTGCACCTGCACCTTGAGCTGGCCATTGACTTTGCCAGGCAGACACTCAGCGGCTCGGCTACCTGGCTGCTGGCTGAGCCGCTGACAACGGCTCAGGACCTGGTGCTCGATACCCGCGAGCTGCTCATTGAGCAGGTGCACGCGGGCGACGTGGCCGGCGGCGAACCCCTTGCCTACTCTCTCAGCGCCCCCGACGCGGTGCTGGGCCAGGCCTTGCGGGTAGCGCTGCCAGCCGGCGCGACAGCGTTGCGCATCAGCTACCGCACCAGCCCCGGCGCGGCGGCGCTGCAATGGCTGGCCCCGGCGCAGACGGCCGGTCAGCACCCGTTTCTATTTACCCAATCGCAGGCTATCCTGGCCCGCACCTGGCTGCCTTGCCCCGACTCGCCCGGCTGCCGCTTCACCTACGAAGCTGCGGTAGAAATCATGGGCCCGGAGCGTGGCCAGCTCCTTGCGCTGATGAGTGCCGAAAACCCCCAGGCCACCGCGCCGGACGGCCGCTATCGCTTTCGCCAGCCCCAGGCGGTGCCCGCGTACTTGCTCGCGCTGGCAGTTGGCCGGCTCGACTTTACTCCGCTGAGAGGCCGCACTGGCATTTATGCCGAGCCGGCCACCCTGCCCCTGGCCAGCGCCGAATTCAGCGAGCTAAACCGAATGGTAGAAGCCGCCGAACAATTGTATGGAGCTTATCGCTGGGGACGCTACGATTTGCTGGTACTACCGGCAAGTTTTCCATTTGGCGGCATGGAAAACCCGTGCTTAACATTTGTAACGCCCACTATCCTGACGGGCGACCGCAGCCTGACCAGCCTGGTGGCCCACGAGCTGGCCCATTCGTGGAGCGGCAACCTGGTTACAAATGCAACCTGGAACGATTTCTGGCTGAACGAAGGCTTCACCGTTTATTTTGAACGCCGTATTATGGAGCAGCTCTATGGCCGGCCCTATGCCCAGATGCTGCAAGTGCTGGGGGAGGCCGACCTGCGCCACACCATACAGGAGCTGGGTCCCGACAGCCCGGCCACTCACCTGCGGCTGCACCTGGCCGGCCGCGACCCCGATGACGGCCTCACTGACATCGCCTACGAAAAAGGCTGCCTGCTGCTACTGACGCTGGAGCAGCTGGTGGGGCGCCCGCGCCTCGATGCCTTTATTACGGAGTACTTCGCCCGGTTTGCTTTTCAGCGCATGGATACCGACCGCTTCGCTGCCTACCTCACCCAAACCTTGCTCACCCCCGCCGAAGCCCGCCACCTCAACCTGCCCGCCTGGCTCGACGGCCCCGGCCTGCCGCCCGATGCCCCCCGAACGCAGTCGGCCCGCTTCACAGCGGTGAACGACACGCTGGCTCGCCTGGCGGCGGGCACAGCGCCCGCCGCGCTGCGCCCTATCACTACGGAGTGGAGCAGCCAGGAGTGGGAGCACTTTCTGCGCGGCCTGCCGCCTACCCTCACGGCCGACGACCTGGCCCGGCTCGACGCAACTTTCCATTTTACGGCTTCCGGCAATGCCGAGCTGCTGGCCGCCTGGTTTCCGCTGGCGTTGCGGGCCGGCTACCAACCGGCCGACGCGGCCCTCGAAAACTTTCTGCGGCAGGTGGGCCGCCGCAAGTTTCTGGTGCCCCTCTACCGCGCCCTGCTGGCCGCGCCGGGCGGCCGGGCGCGGGCGCAAAAAATTTATCAGCAGGCGCGTCCCAACTACCACTCGGTTGCCACTACCACCCTCGATGCGCTGCTACGCTAG
- a CDS encoding L,D-transpeptidase family protein — translation MLLKLRLHFFTAACLLGLLSLPVLLASCGGNGTSADQASSKTGTPTTGNVTGPEPRVDSVFVIRTMQADARFKAQERWARKFYRERQFRLGWFRQHQLVPQATTFLSVVDKAKDDGLDPKRYDTKKITDMLVQLKSVGPDTARRNQLERKLDVTLSGSYFAWASDYYRGVANPRDTRNDAWKVKRNKIKLDHALMTILRERESTYPYYDFAPLHPEYNNLKKALALLRARQAAGGWPTLSGTTHLKPGDVLPVVGLLRQRLLGTENSGPAPAATARPVNNVSSPAATTYDPALVEAVRSFQQDLGLPPTGLVSGETLRELNVPIHERINQVILNMERWRWLPKKFEPDYLIVNIPEYRLRVYEKGKEALTMRVIVGKTLTATPVFSDKMEYVVLAPYWNVPYSIIDKELRPKLVADPGYLNRLDMEVVKGYGRKATIIDPATIDWANVTQDNFKYTVRRRPGPKNDLGDVKFIFPNSNDIYLHDTPHDELFSQTKRNFSHGCVRVEEPIKLATYLLRKDPNWSQQTIQDTIAQRREKYITLKQKLPVYLVYLTAWADANGHPHFRDDIYGHDKALAKEYFD, via the coding sequence ATGCTGCTTAAGCTCCGACTTCATTTCTTCACCGCGGCCTGCTTGCTGGGCCTGCTTAGTCTGCCCGTGCTGCTGGCTTCGTGCGGCGGCAACGGCACTTCGGCCGACCAGGCCAGCTCCAAAACCGGCACCCCAACTACGGGTAACGTTACCGGCCCCGAGCCCCGCGTCGACAGCGTCTTCGTTATCCGGACCATGCAGGCCGATGCCCGCTTCAAGGCGCAGGAGCGTTGGGCGCGCAAATTTTACCGCGAGCGGCAGTTCCGGCTGGGCTGGTTCCGGCAGCATCAGCTCGTGCCGCAGGCCACTACCTTTCTTTCCGTAGTAGATAAAGCAAAGGATGATGGTCTTGACCCTAAACGGTATGATACCAAGAAGATAACTGATATGTTGGTCCAGCTCAAGAGCGTGGGCCCTGATACTGCGCGCCGTAACCAGCTGGAGCGCAAGCTCGACGTTACGCTGTCGGGCAGCTACTTCGCCTGGGCTTCCGACTACTACCGCGGCGTAGCCAACCCCCGCGACACCAGGAACGATGCCTGGAAGGTTAAGCGCAATAAGATTAAGCTTGACCACGCGCTGATGACCATTCTGCGCGAGCGCGAAAGCACCTATCCCTACTACGACTTTGCCCCGCTGCACCCCGAGTACAACAACCTCAAAAAAGCCCTGGCCCTGCTGCGGGCCCGGCAGGCCGCCGGTGGCTGGCCCACGCTGTCCGGCACCACGCACCTCAAGCCCGGCGATGTCCTGCCCGTAGTAGGCCTGCTCCGCCAGCGCCTGCTGGGTACCGAGAATAGCGGTCCTGCCCCGGCCGCTACTGCCCGGCCGGTAAACAACGTTTCCTCGCCGGCTGCCACTACGTATGACCCGGCGCTGGTTGAGGCGGTACGAAGTTTTCAGCAGGACCTGGGCCTGCCACCTACCGGCCTGGTCAGCGGGGAAACATTACGCGAGTTGAATGTTCCCATTCACGAGCGCATCAACCAGGTTATTCTGAATATGGAGCGCTGGCGCTGGCTGCCCAAAAAGTTTGAGCCCGACTACCTCATTGTGAATATTCCCGAATACCGGCTACGGGTGTATGAGAAGGGCAAGGAGGCCCTGACGATGCGCGTCATCGTCGGCAAAACGCTGACGGCAACGCCCGTTTTTTCCGATAAGATGGAATATGTAGTGCTTGCTCCTTATTGGAACGTGCCTTACAGCATTATCGACAAGGAGCTGCGTCCGAAGCTGGTGGCCGACCCCGGCTACCTCAATCGACTCGATATGGAAGTAGTGAAGGGGTACGGTCGCAAAGCTACTATTATCGACCCCGCTACCATCGACTGGGCCAATGTCACGCAGGACAACTTCAAGTACACCGTGCGCCGCCGCCCCGGCCCTAAAAATGACCTGGGAGATGTGAAATTCATCTTCCCCAACTCGAACGATATCTACCTGCACGACACGCCCCACGATGAGCTGTTTTCGCAAACCAAGCGTAATTTCAGCCACGGCTGCGTGCGGGTAGAGGAGCCCATTAAGCTGGCTACGTACTTGCTGCGCAAAGACCCCAACTGGAGCCAGCAGACCATTCAGGATACTATTGCCCAGCGGCGCGAAAAATATATTACCCTGAAGCAAAAGCTGCCGGTGTACCTGGTTTACCTCACGGCCTGGGCTGATGCCAACGGGCATCCACACTTCCGCGATGATATCTACGGCCACGATAAAGCGCTGGCAAAAGAATATTTCGATTAG
- a CDS encoding T9SS type A sorting domain-containing protein encodes MKKVYFIGALLLSWLGTYPAWAQYTFTDATLQPYVQDFNTLSGSVAMSGNHLAAPAEVYTEATFPTGILDYTPTTIEANDGSNSASNYYHFGYSSGATTDRAFGGIAGTSYSYDGTGYVGIRLKNGSSVTIKNLEVMYAMEQWYNSGKQDAARIDVSYQTGSAITSLLAGTWTSVPALGVNAPSTATVIASRDGNSATNRRVAATTLMGLNLAPGQEIMLRWGYTLNSTTNGNGLSIDDVVVTPETGVFYSNTTGDLGLLANWDQSPWTTGQAAAVSPPASFTADNQVFYVMSPAPSASANNEDRILSGTVASNVTTWAVSGANSKIVVGTAASPATLKVAYNKNIAGTIDVAAGSYFTHNQAQSPAFTLGSLATTSTVEYTTTDNQIPVQATQYGNLTISGSNADRSLNARLLTGPTLLAGNLSIAPGANLVLGNYDLTILSPGSITTSSATGYVVTNGTGRLRLQVLRASGSASGPAVSFPVGSSYTSYTPVTLQQTTSVSDDVFEARVLDGVSTAYDASYNPTGSAVLYQNALKTWLISKEVPTNASNVTMALQWNASETTADFAPATAHINHYTGGAWDTNTNASEWGVGSTTGPYVVTRSGITSFSPFAVSSRANGVLPVVLTSFTAQRTGSAVRCAWTTASEANSRSFSVERSLDGESFSTLGSVAAAGTSAQAHSYIFLDSQPALTTAYYRLRQTDLDGTTSYSPSVAVAGNALAGTTIAVPNPTTGPLDVWATAVSRVEVLNMLGVPVLTQQLAAPAQHASLDLSGLPTGVYLLRLATAQGQQVVRVTKY; translated from the coding sequence ATGAAAAAAGTCTACTTTATAGGAGCACTGCTGTTGAGCTGGCTAGGCACCTATCCGGCCTGGGCTCAGTACACTTTTACTGATGCGACCCTTCAACCTTATGTACAGGACTTCAATACGCTGAGTGGCAGCGTGGCCATGAGCGGCAACCACCTGGCAGCGCCGGCCGAGGTGTACACGGAAGCTACCTTTCCGACCGGCATCCTCGATTATACGCCTACGACGATTGAAGCCAACGACGGCTCCAACTCAGCTTCCAATTATTATCACTTCGGCTATAGCAGCGGGGCTACTACCGACCGCGCCTTCGGGGGTATTGCCGGCACTTCGTACAGCTACGATGGCACGGGCTACGTCGGTATCCGGCTCAAAAATGGCTCTTCGGTCACCATCAAAAATTTGGAAGTGATGTATGCGATGGAGCAGTGGTACAACTCGGGCAAGCAGGATGCCGCCCGGATAGATGTTTCTTACCAGACCGGCAGCGCGATTACCAGCCTGCTGGCCGGCACCTGGACCTCCGTACCGGCCCTGGGGGTTAATGCGCCCTCGACGGCCACCGTTATTGCCAGCCGCGATGGCAACTCGGCCACCAACCGCCGGGTAGCGGCTACCACCCTGATGGGCCTCAACCTGGCACCCGGCCAGGAAATTATGCTGCGCTGGGGCTATACCCTCAACTCCACGACCAACGGCAACGGCCTGAGCATTGACGATGTGGTGGTAACGCCGGAAACCGGCGTGTTTTATTCCAATACCACTGGCGATTTGGGCCTGCTGGCCAACTGGGACCAGTCGCCCTGGACTACCGGGCAAGCAGCTGCGGTCAGCCCGCCGGCCAGCTTTACGGCCGATAACCAGGTATTCTACGTTATGAGCCCCGCCCCCTCGGCTTCGGCTAATAACGAAGACCGGATTTTGTCGGGTACCGTCGCCAGCAATGTTACTACCTGGGCCGTGAGTGGGGCGAACTCCAAGATTGTGGTGGGTACTGCTGCCAGCCCGGCCACGCTGAAAGTAGCGTACAACAAGAATATCGCCGGTACCATCGACGTAGCTGCCGGCTCTTACTTCACGCACAATCAAGCTCAATCGCCGGCGTTCACCTTGGGCTCGCTAGCGACCACCAGCACGGTTGAATACACTACCACCGACAACCAGATTCCGGTGCAGGCTACGCAGTATGGTAACCTGACCATCAGCGGCAGCAACGCCGACCGCAGCCTGAATGCCCGCCTCCTGACCGGCCCCACGTTGCTGGCCGGTAACCTGAGCATCGCGCCGGGCGCCAACCTGGTACTGGGCAACTACGACCTCACCATCCTCAGCCCGGGGAGCATTACTACCAGCTCGGCCACGGGCTACGTCGTTACCAATGGCACCGGCCGCCTGCGCTTGCAGGTACTTCGCGCCAGCGGCTCGGCCTCGGGGCCGGCTGTTAGCTTCCCGGTGGGTAGCAGCTACACTTCCTATACGCCCGTCACGCTGCAGCAAACGACATCAGTAAGCGACGACGTATTTGAGGCCAGGGTGCTCGACGGCGTTTCGACAGCCTACGATGCCAGCTATAACCCGACCGGCAGTGCCGTTCTGTACCAGAATGCGCTGAAAACCTGGCTTATCAGCAAAGAAGTGCCGACCAATGCGTCAAACGTGACGATGGCGCTCCAGTGGAACGCGAGCGAAACCACGGCTGACTTCGCTCCGGCTACCGCTCACATCAACCATTATACCGGCGGGGCCTGGGATACCAATACCAATGCCAGCGAATGGGGCGTAGGCTCCACTACCGGGCCTTATGTCGTTACGCGCTCCGGCATTACCTCTTTCTCGCCCTTTGCGGTTTCGTCGCGGGCCAATGGGGTGCTGCCCGTAGTGCTCACATCCTTCACTGCGCAGCGCACGGGCAGCGCCGTTCGCTGCGCCTGGACTACCGCCAGCGAAGCTAACAGCCGCAGCTTCAGCGTAGAGCGCAGCCTCGATGGCGAGTCGTTTAGTACGCTAGGCAGCGTAGCAGCGGCCGGCACCTCGGCCCAGGCCCACAGCTATATCTTCCTCGACAGCCAGCCCGCGCTTACTACCGCCTACTACCGCCTGCGCCAGACCGACCTTGATGGGACAACCAGCTACTCGCCCAGCGTAGCGGTAGCGGGCAATGCGCTGGCTGGCACCACCATCGCAGTTCCCAACCCCACTACCGGGCCGCTCGACGTATGGGCCACTGCGGTTTCGCGGGTAGAAGTGCTCAATATGCTGGGCGTTCCGGTGCTGACGCAGCAGTTGGCCGCCCCTGCCCAGCACGCCTCACTCGACCTGAGCGGCCTGCCTACCGGCGTATATCTCCTACGTCTGGCTACCGCCCAGGGCCAGCAGGTAGTACGCGTTACGAAATACTAA
- a CDS encoding helix-turn-helix domain-containing protein, producing the protein MVTRIRTLLEHKQLSPTQFADLIGVGRPVMSHILSERNKPSLEVVQRIISAMPEISIPWLLSGAGAMLAEEVATDPKSPAATNADNAIPAPTPAPALPEGELPVKVVPSGVRQTAVVAEPVSVRVSPAPASAAAPPLANVPAAAPLPAVAELSPEKPAIAAFKPFRPTRFTPTAPASTVVASTATTATNKDSLAANTPALEGGTPPPVVPAERSPSPVPVSAPAAAAPLPSLTEPGKAIRRIVIFYRDGSFADYCPEQ; encoded by the coding sequence ATGGTAACCCGTATCCGGACTCTGTTGGAGCACAAACAGCTCTCGCCAACCCAATTCGCCGACCTGATTGGAGTCGGGCGGCCGGTTATGAGTCATATTTTAAGCGAGCGCAACAAGCCTAGCCTGGAGGTAGTGCAGCGTATTATCAGCGCAATGCCCGAAATATCAATACCCTGGCTGCTGAGCGGGGCCGGCGCTATGCTCGCAGAAGAGGTGGCTACTGACCCAAAAAGCCCGGCAGCGACCAACGCAGATAATGCAATACCTGCTCCGACGCCAGCGCCAGCGCTTCCTGAAGGTGAATTACCAGTCAAGGTAGTCCCCTCAGGGGTAAGGCAAACGGCAGTTGTGGCTGAGCCGGTATCCGTTCGTGTATCACCAGCCCCTGCCTCAGCCGCAGCTCCTCCTTTAGCCAATGTACCGGCAGCGGCGCCGCTGCCGGCAGTAGCCGAACTATCGCCTGAGAAGCCGGCAATCGCGGCTTTTAAGCCATTCCGGCCGACTCGCTTTACCCCGACCGCCCCGGCCTCCACAGTAGTAGCTTCAACTGCCACCACGGCCACTAATAAGGACTCATTAGCTGCTAATACCCCAGCGCTGGAAGGTGGTACACCCCCGCCTGTTGTGCCAGCCGAGCGCTCACCAAGCCCCGTGCCCGTTTCTGCCCCGGCCGCAGCGGCTCCGCTGCCCTCCCTGACTGAGCCGGGGAAGGCGATACGGCGTATCGTTATCTTTTACCGCGACGGCTCCTTCGCCGATTACTGCCCTGAGCAGTAG
- a CDS encoding NUDIX domain-containing protein, with translation MQIVHRQRAYDGHFKLNKLTLKTPQGEELPREQFAPGHAVAALVFDMQAGNYLLTRQFRIGPEHELLEIAAGMIDKGETPEAAIRREIHEELGYETDQLTEIVTMWPSPGTSAETIGVYYAEVSRQTGPGGGLAEEHEQIEIVHLTREELAREKIQDAKTLLAVQWAQLHKA, from the coding sequence ATGCAGATAGTTCACCGCCAACGCGCCTACGACGGCCATTTCAAGCTCAACAAGCTCACCCTCAAAACACCGCAAGGGGAAGAATTACCCCGCGAGCAGTTTGCCCCCGGCCACGCCGTGGCGGCCCTGGTCTTCGATATGCAGGCGGGCAACTACCTGTTGACCAGGCAGTTTAGAATAGGGCCGGAGCACGAATTGCTGGAAATTGCGGCCGGTATGATTGACAAGGGCGAAACCCCCGAAGCGGCCATCCGCCGCGAAATCCACGAAGAGCTGGGCTACGAAACCGACCAGCTCACCGAAATCGTAACCATGTGGCCCTCGCCGGGCACCAGCGCCGAAACCATCGGAGTGTACTACGCCGAGGTGAGCCGGCAAACCGGTCCCGGCGGCGGGCTGGCCGAAGAGCACGAGCAAATCGAAATCGTGCACCTCACGCGGGAGGAACTAGCCAGGGAGAAAATCCAGGACGCCAAAACGCTGCTGGCCGTGCAGTGGGCGCAGCTGCATAAGGCATAA
- a CDS encoding cyanophycinase: protein MKNLIPQGKLIAIGGNEDKGTYPTVRSKRQYYLNFFELGILKRVVSESGKLDPRIEVVTTASMIPQEVGPIYTASFAMLSCHNIGIMDIRTPDDARQPDYLARLLAADVVLFSGGNQSRLREMFGETDFLDTLTRRYYAEPNFVIAGTSAGAMAMSQHMIRGGSVPDALLKGAVKMGTGLNLLPAAIIDSHFVKRGRFGRLIEAVALHPKLIGIGLGEDTGVLITDGRLVETIGSNLVIILDGYDIAHNNAAAAKKGTTLSIENIRMHVLAKGNVYCMTERKFYASKEAARPVS, encoded by the coding sequence TTGAAAAATCTTATCCCGCAAGGCAAGCTTATTGCCATCGGTGGCAACGAGGACAAGGGCACCTACCCCACCGTTCGCAGCAAGCGCCAGTACTACCTTAATTTTTTCGAGCTGGGAATTCTAAAGCGGGTCGTGTCCGAATCGGGCAAGCTTGACCCGCGTATCGAAGTAGTAACTACGGCTTCCATGATTCCGCAGGAGGTGGGGCCTATCTACACGGCCTCCTTTGCGATGCTCAGCTGCCATAATATCGGCATTATGGATATTCGCACCCCCGACGATGCGCGGCAGCCCGACTACCTGGCCCGCCTGCTCGCCGCCGATGTGGTGCTGTTTTCGGGCGGCAACCAGTCGCGCCTGCGCGAGATGTTCGGCGAAACCGATTTTCTGGACACGCTCACCCGCCGCTACTACGCCGAGCCCAACTTCGTCATTGCCGGCACCAGCGCCGGGGCCATGGCCATGTCGCAGCACATGATACGCGGCGGCTCCGTACCCGATGCTTTATTAAAGGGAGCCGTGAAAATGGGTACCGGCCTGAACCTGCTGCCGGCCGCCATCATCGACTCGCACTTTGTGAAGCGCGGGCGCTTTGGCCGCCTTATCGAAGCAGTGGCTCTGCACCCCAAGCTCATCGGTATCGGGCTGGGCGAAGACACGGGAGTGCTTATTACCGATGGCCGCCTGGTTGAAACCATCGGCTCGAACCTGGTGATAATATTAGATGGCTACGATATTGCGCACAACAACGCCGCCGCCGCCAAAAAGGGCACCACGCTTTCCATCGAAAATATCAGGATGCATGTGCTGGCCAAGGGCAATGTATACTGCATGACTGAGCGCAAGTTTTACGCCAGCAAGGAAGCTGCCCGGCCGGTAAGCTGA
- a CDS encoding DEAD/DEAH box helicase has translation MTFNDLNLIEPILRALSEEGYTTPTPIQQQAIPQVLEGHDLLGVAQTGTGKTAAFSVPILQILHQTSQTQKAAQGPKGRIRCLVLTPTRELAIQIGESFKAYGRHLPQLRSTVIFGGVGQNPQVQALQRGIEILVATPGRLLDLMNQGYVNLQHVEVFVLDEADRMLDMGFIHDIKRILPKLPTGRQSLFFSATMPNVIKELSATILRPNPVQVAVTPVSSTADTVTQSVFLVDKNDKPALLRHVLKDPAIKRVLVFTRTKHGANKVTETLEKAQITAEAIHGNKSQNHRQRALSNFKAGTTRVLVATDIAARGIDVDELTHVINYEVPNEPETYVHRIGRTGRAGAFGTAFTFVEEEERAYLQDIQKLIRKQLDVDKEHPYTTNSVAPVSLTGNERIIRPKGPAGRPARDGRGGSGQGRGGAPRAASAGSGNGRGEHRSSGRPQAGSSERAGGGRSAAGGGGQRSSRPFQAGRSGEGGRRPQ, from the coding sequence ATGACTTTTAACGACCTCAACCTGATTGAGCCTATCCTGCGCGCCCTGAGCGAGGAAGGCTACACCACCCCTACGCCCATTCAGCAGCAAGCCATTCCGCAGGTGCTCGAAGGACACGACCTGCTCGGCGTGGCCCAGACCGGCACGGGCAAAACGGCGGCTTTCTCGGTACCGATTCTGCAGATTCTGCACCAGACCTCCCAAACCCAGAAAGCAGCCCAGGGCCCCAAAGGCCGCATTCGCTGCCTCGTGCTGACGCCCACCCGTGAGCTGGCCATCCAGATTGGCGAGAGCTTTAAGGCGTATGGCCGCCACTTGCCGCAGCTGCGCTCGACGGTCATTTTTGGCGGCGTGGGCCAAAACCCGCAGGTGCAGGCCTTGCAGCGCGGCATCGAGATACTCGTAGCTACGCCCGGCCGCCTGCTCGACCTGATGAACCAGGGCTACGTCAACTTGCAGCACGTGGAAGTATTTGTGCTCGATGAGGCCGACCGTATGCTCGACATGGGCTTCATTCACGACATCAAGCGCATTCTGCCCAAGCTGCCGACCGGCCGCCAAAGCCTGTTCTTCTCGGCCACCATGCCGAACGTTATCAAGGAGCTTTCGGCCACCATCCTGCGGCCCAACCCCGTGCAGGTAGCCGTAACGCCCGTGTCGAGCACGGCCGACACGGTAACCCAGTCGGTGTTTCTGGTTGACAAAAACGACAAGCCGGCTTTGCTTCGTCACGTGCTGAAAGACCCCGCCATTAAGCGCGTGCTCGTGTTTACCCGCACCAAGCACGGCGCCAACAAGGTAACCGAAACGCTGGAAAAGGCTCAGATTACGGCCGAAGCCATCCACGGCAATAAAAGCCAGAACCACCGCCAGCGGGCGCTCAGCAACTTCAAGGCGGGTACCACCCGCGTGCTGGTAGCTACCGACATTGCCGCGCGCGGTATCGACGTGGATGAGCTAACCCACGTTATCAACTACGAAGTGCCCAACGAGCCCGAAACCTACGTGCACCGCATCGGCCGCACTGGCCGGGCGGGGGCGTTCGGCACGGCGTTTACATTTGTTGAAGAAGAGGAACGTGCTTATTTGCAGGACATTCAGAAGCTGATTCGCAAGCAGCTTGATGTGGATAAAGAGCATCCCTACACGACTAACAGCGTAGCCCCGGTATCGCTGACCGGCAATGAGCGTATTATCCGGCCGAAAGGCCCGGCCGGCCGGCCGGCTCGTGATGGGCGCGGCGGGAGCGGCCAGGGCCGAGGCGGAGCTCCACGCGCCGCCAGTGCTGGCTCGGGTAACGGGCGGGGCGAACACCGCAGCAGCGGCCGTCCGCAGGCGGGTAGCAGCGAGCGCGCCGGCGGCGGACGCTCGGCGGCCGGCGGGGGCGGCCAGCGCTCCAGCCGGCCCTTCCAGGCGGGCCGTAGCGGCGAGGGTGGTCGTCGCCCGCAGTAG